The following are from one region of the Muntiacus reevesi chromosome 3, mMunRee1.1, whole genome shotgun sequence genome:
- the ZBTB43 gene encoding zinc finger and BTB domain-containing protein 43 has product MEPGTNSFRVEFPDFSSTILQKLNQQRQQGQLCDVSIVVQGHIFRAHKAVLAASSPYFCDQVLLKNSRRIVLPDVMNPRVFENILLSSYTGRLVMPAPEIVSYLTAASFLQMWHVVDKCTEVLEGNPTVLCQKLNHGSDHQSPSSSNYNGLVESFELGSGGHTDFPKTQELRDGENEEESTKDELSSQLTEHEYLPSNSSTEHDRLSTEMASQDGEEGASDSAEFHYTRPMYSKPSIMAHKRWIHVKPERFEQACEGMDVHAPYDEHQVTESINTMQTEYSVQPSGVEEDFHIGEKKVEAEFDEQADESNYDEQVDFYGSSMEEFSGERSDGNLIWHKQEAALASGYSENIEMVTGIKEEAPHLGFSATDKLYLCQCGKSFTHKSQRDRHMSMHLGLRPYGCGVCGKKFKMKHHLVGHMKIHTGIKPYECNICAKRFMWRDSFHRHVTSCTKSYEAAKAEQNTTEACTKSFEAAKAEQNMTEACTKSYEAAKAEQNTT; this is encoded by the coding sequence ATGGAGCCTGGAACAAACTCTTTTCGAGTAGAATTTCCTGATTTTTCCAGCACCATTCTGCAAAAACTGAACCAGCAGCGCCAGCAGGGACAATTATGTGATGTGTCCATTGTTGTCCAAGGCCACATTTTCCGAGCACACAAAGCTGTTCTTGCTGCCAGTTCCCCCTACTTTTGTGACCAGGTACTCCTGAAAAATAGCAGGAGGATTGTTTTGCCTGATGTGATGAATCCCAGAGTGTTTGAGAACATTCTCCTGTCAAGTTATACGGGACGTCTAGTAATGCCTGCTCCAGAAATTGTCAGTTACTTAACAGCAGCGAGCTTCCTCCAGATGTGGCATGTGGTCGACAAATGCACTGAGGTTTTAGAAGGAAACCCTACAGTCCTTTGTCAGAAGCTAAATCATGGCAGTGACCACCAGTCTCCAAGCAGCAGCAATTACAATGGCCTGGTAGAGAGCTTTGAGCTGGGCTCTGGGGGCCACACGGATTTCCCCAAAACCCAGGAACTGAGGGATGGAGAGAACGAAGAGGAGAGCACCAAAGACGAGCTGTCATCTCAGCTCACCGAGCACGAATACCTTCCCAGTAACTCGTCCACAGAGCACGACCGGCTGAGCACGGAGATGGCGAGCCAGGACGGGGAGGAGGGGGCCAGCGACAGTGCCGAGTTCCACTACACCCGGCCCATGTATAGCAAGCCCAGCATAATGGCTCACAAGCGCTGGATCCACGTGAAGCCCGAGCGCTTTGAGCAGGCGTGCGAGGGCATGGATGTGCACGCACCCTACGATGAACACCAGGTCACAGAGTCCATCAACACCATGCAGACAGAGTACTCAGTCCAGCCCTCGGGGGTAGAGGAAGACTTtcacattggggaaaaaaaagtggaagcagagtTTGACGAACAGGCTGATGAAAGCAATTATGATGAGCAGGTGGATTTCTATGGCTCCTCCATGGAAGAGTTTTCTGGAGAGCGGTCAGATGGGAATCTCATCTGGCACAAACAGGAGGCAGCCCTAGCGTCAGGCTACAGTGAGAATATTGAGATGGTGACAGGGATTAAAGAGGAGGCTCCCCACCTAGGATTCTCGGCCACCGACAAGCTGTATCTTTGTCAGTGCGGCAAGAGCTTCACTCACAAGAGTCAGAGAGATCGGCACATGAGCATGCACCTCGGGCTCCGGCCTTACGGCTGTGGGGTCTGCGGTAAGAAATTCAAAATGAAGCATCATCTCGTGGGTCACATGAAAATTCACACAGGCATAAAGCCATATGAGTGTAATATCTGTGCAAAGAGATTCATGTGGAGGGACAGTTTCCACAGGCATGTGACTTCTTGTACCAAGTCCTATGAAGCTGCAAAGGCTGAGCAGAATACAACTGAAGCTTGTACCAAGTCCTTCGAAGCTGCAAAGGCTGAGCAGAATATGACTGAGGCTTGTACCAAGTCCTACGAAGCTGCAAAGGCTGAGCAGAATACGACTTGA